One window of Salmo salar chromosome ssa11, Ssal_v3.1, whole genome shotgun sequence genomic DNA carries:
- the LOC106563737 gene encoding hepatocyte cell adhesion molecule, whose protein sequence is MIPLIIKVLVVTAAAQVSATFCNLTEESGNHQCYGALGESLSLHLTANTAEEKITLKKGDNRILYFKTGEDWRSKLHQDYVNRSEFLNNGTFRLDSVIEDDSGDYQLDIFNSEGTKLRVVNMQLEIQAPVSEPMLSHLCLPRGETEVTCSSEGDGLQYSWTLNGQNLTRSVANDHYQNTTTSDIILKSDVTGTLTCMVQNKVSTSNSTIHLLACPVFSSQIRFVIVTVAIALAVGTLVLLLAVFVGINRLCGKLRFLHTTSGCSNDEGAAVVYTEVFNKRKREVNQKATEMVEYGEIKMAASLNEEESPKNQKDMELSTNQTYDTSFLTTFGRT, encoded by the exons ATGATCCCCCTGATAATTAAAGTTTTGGTGGTTACAGCGGCGGCACAAG TTAGTGCTACGTTCTgtaatctcacagaggagagtggAAATCATCAATGTTATGGGGCTCTGGGAGAATCTTTGTCCTTACATCTGACTGCAAACACAGCTGAAGAAAAAATTACATTGAAGAAAGGTGATAATCGTATTCTGTACTTCAAAACTGGAGAAGACTGGAGATCTAAATTGCATCAGGATTATGTGAATCGCTCCGAGTTCTTAAACAATGGAACATTCAGGCTGGACAGCGTTATAGAGGATGACTCTGGAGATTACCAATTGGATATATTTAATTCAGAGGGAACAAAGTTGCGGGTAGTCAACATGCAACTTGAGATACAAG CCCCGGTGTCAGAGCCAATGTTGTCTCACCTCTGTCTGCCTCGTGGAGAGACCGAGGTCACATGCTCCTCAGAGGGAGATGGTCTTCAATACAGCTGGACCCTGAATGGCCAGAATCTGACCAGGAGTGTGGCCAATGACCACTACCAGAACACCACTACCAGTGACATCATACTGAAGAGTGATGTGACAGGAACCCTGACCTGTATGGTTCAGAATAAAGTTAGCACCAGCAACTCTACTATTCATCTACTGGCCTGCCCAG TTTTCTCCTCCCAGATTCGTTTTGTAATTGTGACAGTAGCTATAGCTCTAGCTGTTGGAACTCTTGTCCTACTTCTTGCGGTGTTTGTTGGCATAAACCGTCTCTGTGGGAAACTGAGATTTTTACATACTACTTCAG GTTGCTCTAATGATGAGGGTGCTGCTGTTGTATACACTGAAGTATTCaataaaagaaagagagaagtcaACCAGAAAGCTacagagatggtggagtatggagagatcaaaatggctgccagtctAAATGAGGAAGAAAGCCCCAAGAATCAGAAGGACATGGAATTGTCAACCAACCAGACATATGACACATCTTTTCTGACAACTTTCGGCAGGACTTAG